Proteins encoded by one window of Nocardia goodfellowii:
- the truA gene encoding tRNA pseudouridine(38-40) synthase TruA yields the protein MRLDISYDGTDFIGWARQPGLRTVQGVLEESLSKVFREPIQLTVAGRTDAGVHAEGQVAHFDTTATDFDGAKLVHRMARFLPKDVRIKAARIAPPEFDARFSAIRRHYAYRLTTAPYGAEPLQARSVVGCRSNVDLAAMREASQNLLGLHDFAAFCRRREGATTVRELQRYDWECRGELLIAYVSADAFCWSMVRSLVGAVLAVGEGRRTPDWVAGLLRETERSSSVTVAPAHGLSLIAVDYPADPDLAARNRQTREVRTIPVSGCCGD from the coding sequence GTGCGGCTCGACATCTCCTATGACGGAACGGATTTCATCGGCTGGGCCCGGCAGCCGGGCTTGCGCACGGTGCAGGGTGTACTCGAGGAATCGTTGAGCAAGGTGTTCCGCGAGCCGATCCAGCTGACCGTCGCGGGCCGGACCGACGCCGGTGTGCACGCCGAGGGGCAGGTCGCCCACTTCGACACCACCGCCACGGATTTCGACGGCGCGAAATTGGTGCACCGGATGGCGCGATTCCTCCCGAAGGACGTACGCATCAAGGCCGCCCGCATCGCGCCCCCGGAATTCGACGCCCGCTTCTCCGCCATCCGCCGGCACTACGCCTACCGCCTCACCACCGCTCCCTACGGGGCCGAACCGCTCCAGGCTCGCAGCGTGGTCGGCTGCCGCAGCAACGTCGACCTGGCGGCCATGCGCGAGGCCTCGCAGAACCTGTTGGGGCTGCACGATTTCGCGGCCTTCTGCCGGCGCCGGGAAGGCGCCACCACGGTCCGGGAACTGCAGCGCTACGACTGGGAGTGCCGGGGCGAGCTGTTGATCGCCTACGTCAGCGCCGACGCCTTCTGCTGGTCCATGGTGCGCAGTCTGGTCGGCGCGGTCCTCGCCGTCGGGGAGGGCCGCCGTACCCCGGACTGGGTCGCCGGCCTGCTGCGCGAAACCGAACGATCCAGCTCGGTCACTGTCGCACCCGCCCACGGCCTCTCCCTGATCGCGGTCGACTACCCCGCCGACCCCGACCTGGCCGCCCGTAACCGCCAGACCCGGGAAGTCCGGACGATCCCGGTCTCCGGTTGCTGCGGCGACTGA
- the rplQ gene encoding 50S ribosomal protein L17, producing MPTPKKGRRFGGSSSHQKAIFANLATALFEHGRITTTESKAKAVRPYAEKLITKAKAGTLADRREVLKVIRNKDVVHSLFAEIGPSFEGREGGYTRITKTVPRKGDNAPMAIIELVREKTVTNEADRARRVAASKAPAAEVADAPEVEEAPAAEATDEVVEAPADEDKKDA from the coding sequence ATGCCCACTCCCAAGAAGGGTCGCCGGTTCGGCGGGTCGTCGTCGCACCAGAAGGCGATTTTCGCCAATCTGGCGACGGCGCTCTTCGAGCACGGCCGGATCACGACCACCGAGTCCAAGGCCAAGGCCGTGCGCCCCTACGCCGAGAAGCTCATCACCAAGGCGAAGGCCGGCACGCTGGCCGACCGTCGCGAGGTGCTGAAGGTCATCCGCAACAAGGATGTCGTGCACAGCCTCTTCGCCGAGATCGGCCCGTCGTTCGAGGGTCGTGAGGGTGGCTACACGCGCATCACCAAGACCGTCCCCCGCAAGGGTGACAACGCTCCGATGGCGATCATCGAGCTGGTCCGCGAGAAGACCGTGACCAACGAAGCCGATCGCGCCCGTCGCGTGGCCGCTTCGAAGGCCCCGGCTGCCGAGGTCGCCGACGCCCCCGAGGTCGAGGAGGCCCCCGCGGCCGAGGCGACCGACGAGGTCGTCGAGGCTCCGGCCGACGAGGACAAGAAGGACGCCTGA
- a CDS encoding MFS transporter has product MPESNPAPLSAPTSTRRAILNTLKGSSGNLVEWYDVYIYTVFATYFQDQFFAPEDENSTVYVYAIFAVTFLMRPIGSWYFGRYADRHGRRSALVFSVTLMAVCSFGIAIMPTRESIGVAAAAVLIVFRLIQGFATGGEYGTSATYMSEVATKGQRGFFSSFQYVTLVGGHVLAQFTLLIMTTFLEKGQIEDWAWRIPFAIGGLAAIVVFWLRRDMDESLSKEHLDAASSGADRSSGSLKELVTRYWRPLLLCFLITMGGTVAFYTYSVNAPAIVKTAYKNDAMVATWINLIGLIFLMCLQPVGGWISDRVGRKPLLVFFGASGVIYTYFLITFLPKTSNPFATFGLLAIGYIILTGYTSINALVKAELFPASIRALGVGMGYALANSAFGGTAPVIYQAMKKSDMVPQFIGYVTLLIAGSLLVYIFFLKNKSTTELDREAGHAFEPKEAATTPARV; this is encoded by the coding sequence ATGCCGGAGTCGAATCCGGCTCCGCTATCGGCGCCCACGAGTACTCGGCGCGCCATTCTGAATACGCTCAAGGGTTCTTCGGGAAATCTCGTCGAATGGTATGACGTCTATATCTACACCGTCTTCGCGACTTATTTCCAAGATCAGTTCTTCGCGCCGGAGGACGAAAACTCCACCGTTTATGTCTACGCGATTTTCGCGGTCACATTCTTGATGCGCCCGATCGGCTCCTGGTACTTCGGGCGCTACGCCGACCGGCACGGCCGGCGCTCCGCGCTGGTGTTCAGCGTGACCCTGATGGCGGTCTGTTCCTTCGGCATCGCGATCATGCCCACCAGGGAGAGCATCGGCGTAGCCGCGGCCGCGGTCCTGATCGTCTTCCGGCTGATCCAAGGCTTCGCCACCGGCGGCGAATACGGCACCTCGGCGACCTACATGTCCGAGGTGGCTACCAAGGGCCAGCGTGGTTTCTTCTCCTCGTTCCAGTACGTCACGCTGGTCGGCGGCCACGTGCTGGCGCAGTTCACCCTGCTGATCATGACCACCTTCCTGGAGAAGGGGCAGATCGAGGACTGGGCTTGGCGAATTCCGTTCGCCATCGGCGGACTTGCCGCGATCGTAGTGTTCTGGCTGCGGCGGGACATGGACGAGTCGCTGTCCAAGGAACACCTGGACGCCGCCAGCTCGGGAGCCGACCGCTCCTCGGGATCGCTCAAGGAATTGGTGACCCGGTACTGGCGCCCGCTGCTGCTGTGCTTCCTGATCACCATGGGCGGCACGGTCGCGTTCTACACCTACAGCGTCAACGCTCCGGCCATCGTGAAGACGGCGTACAAGAACGATGCCATGGTGGCGACCTGGATCAACCTGATCGGCCTGATCTTCCTGATGTGCCTGCAACCGGTGGGCGGCTGGATCAGCGACCGGGTCGGCCGCAAGCCGCTGCTGGTGTTCTTCGGTGCGAGCGGCGTGATCTACACCTACTTCCTGATCACCTTCCTGCCGAAGACCTCCAACCCGTTCGCCACTTTCGGCCTGCTGGCCATCGGCTACATCATCCTGACCGGATACACCTCGATCAACGCGCTGGTGAAAGCCGAACTGTTCCCGGCTTCCATCCGGGCGCTGGGCGTGGGCATGGGTTACGCGCTGGCCAACTCCGCCTTCGGCGGGACCGCGCCGGTGATCTACCAGGCCATGAAGAAGTCCGACATGGTGCCCCAGTTCATCGGTTACGTCACCTTGCTCATCGCGGGTTCGCTCCTGGTCTACATCTTCTTCCTGAAGAACAAGTCCACGACCGAGCTCGACCGCGAGGCCGGCCACGCCTTCGAGCCGAAGGAAGCCGCGACCACGCCGGCTCGGGTCTAG
- the rpsD gene encoding 30S ribosomal protein S4 codes for MARYTGPITRKSRRLRVDLVGGDQAFERRPYPPGQHGRARIKESEYLMQLQEKQKARFSYGVMEKQFRRYYEEANRLKGKTGDNLLRLLECRLDNVVYRAGLARTRRQARQLVSHGHFIVNGVAVNVPSYQVTQYDIIDVKEKSLPTLPFQVARETVGDRPVPGWLQVIPGRLRILVHQLPERAQIDVPLTEQLIVEYYSK; via the coding sequence ATGGCACGTTATACAGGCCCCATCACCCGCAAGTCGCGTCGTCTTCGCGTCGACCTCGTCGGCGGAGACCAGGCGTTCGAGCGTCGTCCTTACCCGCCCGGCCAGCACGGCCGCGCGCGGATCAAGGAATCCGAGTACCTGATGCAGCTGCAGGAGAAGCAGAAGGCTCGCTTCTCCTACGGCGTCATGGAGAAGCAGTTCCGCCGGTACTACGAAGAGGCCAACCGCCTCAAGGGCAAGACCGGTGACAACCTCCTGCGTCTGCTCGAGTGCCGGCTGGACAACGTCGTGTACCGCGCCGGTCTGGCTCGTACCCGTCGTCAGGCCCGTCAGCTCGTCTCGCACGGCCACTTCATCGTCAACGGTGTCGCGGTCAACGTCCCGAGCTACCAGGTCACCCAGTACGACATCATCGATGTCAAGGAGAAGTCGCTCCCGACGCTGCCGTTCCAGGTCGCGCGCGAGACCGTCGGCGACCGCCCGGTTCCGGGCTGGCTGCAGGTGATCCCGGGCCGGCTGCGGATCCTGGTGCACCAGCTTCCCGAGCGCGCGCAGATCGATGTGCCGCTGACTGAACAGCTGATCGTCGAGTACTACTCGAAGTAA
- a CDS encoding PaaI family thioesterase, whose translation MRADLHETLPGDKETSWKEFFDQDSATFFPQFIGLVAEEVRLDYARMRLPYRPHLNQPAGVVHGGAIATLIDTVVVPAVASPFDAVPTMFTVDMQIRYLGAAREQDLIAEGWITKRGKSTVFCQAEVRTADGELVAEGWHVYRVMPPR comes from the coding sequence ATGCGTGCTGACCTCCATGAAACCCTTCCGGGCGACAAGGAAACTTCGTGGAAGGAGTTCTTCGACCAGGACTCCGCGACCTTCTTTCCGCAGTTCATCGGGCTCGTCGCCGAGGAGGTTCGCCTCGATTACGCGCGGATGCGATTGCCGTACCGCCCTCATCTGAACCAACCCGCGGGCGTCGTGCACGGCGGCGCGATCGCCACTCTCATCGACACCGTCGTCGTCCCAGCCGTAGCGAGCCCGTTCGACGCGGTGCCCACCATGTTCACCGTGGACATGCAAATCCGCTACCTGGGCGCGGCCCGCGAACAGGACCTGATCGCCGAGGGCTGGATCACCAAGCGTGGCAAGTCGACTGTCTTCTGCCAGGCCGAAGTTCGGACCGCCGACGGGGAACTGGTCGCGGAGGGCTGGCACGTCTACCGCGTCATGCCGCCGCGCTAG
- the rpmJ gene encoding 50S ribosomal protein L36, with the protein MKVQPSVKKICEKCKVIRRHGRVMVICDNLRHKQRQG; encoded by the coding sequence GTGAAGGTTCAGCCGAGCGTCAAGAAGATCTGCGAAAAGTGCAAGGTGATCCGCCGCCACGGCCGGGTCATGGTGATCTGCGACAACCTGCGTCACAAGCAGCGTCAGGGCTGA
- the rpsK gene encoding 30S ribosomal protein S11, producing MPPKSRTSGPKKTQKSRRRDKKNVPLGHAHIKSTFNNTIVSITDPSGNVISWASSGHVGFKGSRKSTPFAAQLAAENAARKAQEHGVKKVDVFVKGPGSGRETAIRSLQAAGLEVGTISDVTPQPHNGCRPPKRRRV from the coding sequence ATGCCTCCGAAGAGTCGTACCTCGGGTCCTAAGAAGACCCAGAAGTCGCGCCGCCGGGATAAGAAGAACGTCCCGCTGGGCCACGCGCACATCAAGTCCACGTTCAACAACACCATCGTGTCGATCACCGACCCGTCGGGCAACGTCATCTCCTGGGCGTCCTCGGGTCACGTCGGCTTCAAGGGTTCGCGTAAGAGCACCCCGTTCGCCGCGCAGCTCGCTGCCGAGAACGCCGCCCGCAAGGCGCAGGAGCACGGCGTCAAGAAGGTCGACGTGTTCGTCAAGGGTCCGGGCTCGGGCCGTGAGACCGCGATCCGTTCGCTTCAGGCCGCGGGCCTGGAGGTCGGCACGATCTCCGATGTCACCCCCCAGCCGCACAACGGTTGCCGTCCGCCCAAGCGTCGTCGCGTCTAG
- a CDS encoding DNA-directed RNA polymerase subunit alpha, translated as MLISQRPTLTEEVVAENRSKFTIEPLEPGFGYTLGNSLRRTLLSSIPGAAVTSIRIDGVLHEFTTVPGVKEDVTDIILNLKGLVVSSEEDEPVTMYVRKQGPGTVTAGDIVPPAGVVVHNPDMHIATLNDKGKLEIELVVERGRGYVPAVQNKASGAEIGRIPVDSIYSPVLKVTYKVEATRVEQRTDFDRLILDVETKNSISARDALASAGKTLVELFGLARELNVEAEGIEIGPSPAEADHIASFGLPIEDLDLTVRSYNCLKREGVHTVGELVARTESDLLDIRNFGQKSIDEVKVKLHALGLSLKDSPASFDPSSVVGYDASTGTWSDSGTFSDTDGGEQDYAETEQL; from the coding sequence ATGCTGATTTCCCAGCGCCCCACCCTGACCGAAGAGGTCGTGGCGGAGAACCGCTCGAAGTTCACCATCGAACCCCTCGAGCCGGGCTTCGGTTACACCCTCGGCAACTCGCTGCGTCGTACCCTGCTGTCCTCGATCCCGGGGGCCGCGGTCACGAGCATCCGCATCGACGGCGTCCTGCACGAGTTCACCACCGTTCCCGGTGTGAAGGAAGATGTCACCGACATCATCCTGAACCTCAAGGGCCTGGTCGTGTCCTCGGAAGAGGACGAGCCGGTGACCATGTACGTGCGTAAGCAGGGTCCGGGCACCGTCACCGCCGGTGACATCGTGCCGCCTGCCGGTGTTGTCGTGCACAACCCCGACATGCACATCGCCACCCTGAACGACAAGGGCAAGCTGGAGATCGAGCTCGTCGTCGAGCGCGGTCGCGGCTACGTCCCCGCCGTTCAGAACAAGGCCTCGGGTGCGGAAATCGGCCGGATCCCAGTGGACTCGATCTACTCGCCGGTGCTCAAGGTGACCTACAAGGTCGAGGCCACCCGTGTCGAGCAGCGCACCGACTTCGACCGTCTGATCCTGGACGTGGAGACCAAGAACTCCATCAGCGCCCGGGACGCGCTCGCTTCGGCGGGCAAGACCCTCGTCGAGCTCTTCGGCCTGGCCCGTGAGCTCAACGTCGAAGCCGAAGGCATCGAGATCGGCCCCTCGCCGGCCGAGGCGGACCACATCGCCTCATTCGGTCTGCCGATCGAAGACCTGGACCTCACCGTCCGGTCCTACAACTGCCTCAAGCGCGAAGGCGTGCACACCGTGGGCGAGCTCGTTGCCCGCACCGAGTCGGATCTGCTGGATATCCGCAACTTCGGCCAGAAGTCCATCGACGAGGTCAAGGTCAAGCTGCATGCGCTCGGCCTCTCGCTCAAGGACAGCCCGGCCTCGTTCGATCCTTCTTCCGTGGTGGGTTACGACGCGAGCACCGGAACGTGGAGCGACAGCGGCACGTTCAGTGACACCGATGGCGGCGAGCAGGACTACGCCGAGACCGAACAGCTTTAG
- a CDS encoding LLM class F420-dependent oxidoreductase has translation MAFDELGRYGVWLPFSAISPEQAREVEELGYGALWLGGSPGEDDLVVAENLLAATQSLTVATSIVNIWKTPAAKVAEVFHRIDAAYPGRFLLGVGAGHPEADATYRSPYDALVEYFDALDAAGVPKERRALAALGPRVLKLARDRSLGALPYLVPVEHTASARAILGEDALLATEHKVVIDEDPVRARVTAQPRTSFYLGLQNYVSNLRRFGLTDEDLAEPGGDRFYDAVVAHGNAEAVAEQLGAHLRAGANHVAIQPLADDPLSALRALAPLLK, from the coding sequence ATGGCATTCGACGAACTTGGACGGTACGGAGTTTGGCTTCCTTTCAGCGCGATCAGCCCGGAGCAGGCGCGCGAGGTGGAGGAGCTGGGGTACGGCGCGTTGTGGCTGGGTGGCTCACCCGGGGAGGATGACCTGGTCGTCGCGGAAAACCTGTTGGCGGCAACACAATCGCTAACGGTGGCGACCAGCATCGTGAACATCTGGAAGACGCCCGCGGCGAAGGTCGCCGAGGTCTTCCATCGGATCGACGCCGCCTACCCGGGGCGGTTCCTGCTCGGTGTCGGCGCGGGTCATCCGGAGGCCGACGCCACCTACCGCTCGCCCTATGACGCGCTGGTCGAGTACTTCGACGCACTCGATGCCGCCGGAGTTCCCAAGGAGCGCCGCGCCCTGGCCGCTCTGGGTCCGCGCGTGCTGAAGCTGGCCCGCGACCGCTCGCTGGGCGCCCTGCCGTACCTGGTGCCGGTGGAGCACACCGCGAGCGCTCGGGCGATCCTGGGCGAGGACGCGCTGCTGGCGACCGAGCACAAGGTTGTCATCGACGAGGATCCGGTGCGCGCCCGCGTCACCGCTCAGCCGCGCACGTCGTTCTACCTGGGTTTACAGAACTACGTGTCGAACCTGCGCCGCTTCGGCTTGACCGACGAGGATCTGGCCGAGCCCGGCGGCGACCGCTTCTACGACGCGGTGGTGGCGCACGGCAACGCCGAAGCCGTCGCGGAGCAGCTCGGCGCGCATCTGCGGGCGGGCGCGAATCACGTGGCGATCCAGCCGCTGGCCGACGATCCACTGTCGGCGCTGCGTGCGCTCGCGCCGCTGCTGAAATAG
- a CDS encoding response regulator transcription factor, with protein MRLAVVEDDDGVGDALVEALNARGYRAERKRRGSDLLLDHRGYDAVILDLGLPDADGLQILRQLRAVSSVPVLVLTARSDERSIVRGLRGGADDYLVKPPRIAELMARLETVLRRAAVATQPTPPVVVTGDVRVDLSTRVVEVAGKPISLTPKEFELVEALVERPGSAVSRQQLMDRIWGDAFVAVSRSLDVHMTALRAKLDRPGLITTIRGYGYRWGE; from the coding sequence GTGCGGCTTGCGGTTGTCGAAGATGATGATGGCGTTGGCGATGCCTTGGTTGAGGCGCTCAACGCCCGCGGCTACCGAGCCGAGCGCAAACGCCGAGGCAGCGATCTGCTGCTCGACCATCGCGGCTATGACGCCGTCATCCTGGATCTGGGCCTGCCCGACGCGGATGGCTTGCAGATCCTGCGCCAACTGCGCGCGGTGAGCTCGGTCCCGGTCCTGGTGCTGACCGCGCGCAGCGACGAGCGCTCCATCGTCCGGGGCCTGCGCGGCGGCGCGGACGACTATCTGGTGAAGCCACCCCGCATCGCCGAACTCATGGCCCGGCTGGAAACCGTTCTCCGGCGTGCGGCTGTGGCTACCCAGCCCACCCCGCCGGTGGTGGTCACCGGAGACGTGCGCGTCGACCTGTCGACTCGCGTCGTCGAGGTGGCCGGAAAGCCGATCTCCTTGACGCCCAAGGAATTCGAACTCGTGGAAGCCCTGGTCGAGCGTCCCGGCTCCGCGGTCAGCCGGCAGCAGCTCATGGACCGGATCTGGGGTGACGCCTTCGTGGCCGTCTCCCGCTCCCTCGACGTCCATATGACCGCGTTGCGCGCCAAGCTGGACCGCCCCGGCCTGATCACCACCATCCGCGGTTACGGCTACCGGTGGGGCGAATGA
- the rpsM gene encoding 30S ribosomal protein S13, producing MARLMGVDLPREKRMEIALTYIFGIGRTRAKEILEATGVSPDLRSKDLSDDQVTQLRDYIERSDLKVEGDLRREVQADIRRKIEIGCYQGLRHRRGLPVRGQRTKTNARTRKGPKRTVAGKKK from the coding sequence ATGGCACGTCTCATGGGCGTTGATCTCCCGCGTGAAAAGCGCATGGAGATCGCGCTGACTTACATTTTCGGTATCGGGCGTACCCGCGCCAAGGAGATCCTGGAAGCCACCGGCGTCAGCCCGGACCTGCGCTCGAAGGATCTCAGCGACGACCAGGTCACGCAGCTGCGTGACTACATCGAGCGTTCGGACCTCAAGGTCGAAGGTGACCTGCGCCGCGAGGTGCAGGCCGATATCCGTCGCAAGATCGAGATCGGCTGCTACCAGGGCCTGCGCCACCGTCGTGGCCTGCCCGTGCGTGGCCAGCGCACCAAGACCAACGCGCGTACCCGCAAGGGCCCGAAGCGCACCGTCGCCGGCAAGAAGAAGTAG
- the infA gene encoding translation initiation factor IF-1 gives MAKKDGAIEVEGRVVEPLPNAMFRIELENGHKVLAHISGKMRQHYIRILPEDRVVVELSPYDLSRGRIVYRYK, from the coding sequence ATGGCGAAGAAAGACGGGGCCATCGAGGTCGAGGGTCGAGTTGTCGAGCCGCTGCCCAATGCGATGTTCCGGATCGAGCTCGAGAACGGTCACAAGGTTCTCGCGCACATCAGCGGAAAGATGCGGCAGCACTACATTCGTATCCTTCCCGAGGACCGGGTGGTCGTTGAGCTTTCCCCCTACGACCTCTCCCGAGGTCGGATCGTTTACCGCTACAAGTGA